CGATCTGGGTGAGGCGGAAAGTGAGTTGATCGCCGGATTTCATACTGAATACTCCGGAATGGGTTTCGGGGTCTTTTTCATGGGCGAGTACGCGAATATTGTCATCGGCTGCGGTCTTACCAGCATCCTGTTTCTTGGCGGCTGGCAATGCCCATTCGGTCTGTGGCCCGGTTGGTGGTGGTTCCTGGCGAAGATTTATTTCCTGATCTTCTGCGTGATGTGGATCCGTTGGACTTACCCGAGAACGACCCTCTGGGGGCTTCTGAACCTGTCTTGGAAGGTTCTTATCCCTCTTGCCCTGATAAACCTGCTGCTTACTGGGGGCTGGCTTAAATTCTGGCCCATGCTGATGGGAGCGCAATGACATGAGCGGATATTTTAAAGATTTGTTTGGCGGCACCAAGAGTCTGGCGGTCGGACTCGGCATCACTTTCCGTTATATGTGCAAGCCGGTGGTGACCCTCCAGTATCCCCATGAAAGCTTGAAAATGACTCCACGCTACCGGGGGCATATTGAACTGGTGGGTGATGAGGAGACCGGTTTGCCCAAATGTGTGGTCTGCGGCATGTGTCAGAAAACCTGCCCTTCAAACTGCATCACCCTCGCCGGGGAAAAAACGGAAGGGGCAAAAACCAAATCATTGACCATGTACACCCTTGACTTCACCAAATGCAGCCTGTGCGGACAGTGTGTTGAAAGCTGTAAGTTCGGAGCCATTGATTTCTCGAAGGATTATAATCTTGCCGGTCCCCGGAAAGAGGCTTTTATATTTGACCTATTAAAAAGACTTGAGGAAAAAAGCTGATGGTCTCTTTGTTTACCGCAGAAGGTCTTACCGGCCTGGTCTTTCTTTTCATTGTTGCCGTGACGGTTGTCGGTGGCATCATTGCCACCAGTTCGGTCAGACTTCCCCGGGCGGTTTCCGGACTGGCCATGTGTCTGATCGGGGTGGCCGGTCTATATTATTTTCTGAACAGCCCTTTTCTGGCGGCAATGGAAATGCTGATCTATGTGGGCGCGGTCTGTGTCACCATCGTTTTTGCGATCATGCTGGCTGATCCCGGCGCCGAGAAGAAGGTCGGGCGCCAGGGTGCGATCAGCACCGTGGTGAGTGTCAGTGTCGGGGGGCTTCTCTTCTGGGGGTTGGCTATTCTCGGGACTACAACCATGTGGCCGGCAGCTGCGGTAAAGGTGAACGAGGGCTCCATCCCCGAGATCGGCAAGTCGCTCTTGACTACATACAGTATGGTGTTTGAGCTGGTTTCGGTTGTTCTGCTGCTGGCGATTATCGGTGCGCTGGTCCTGGCCCGCAAAGGGAGGGAGGTATAATGAACGTGCTTGATCTGGGCAACAGCATGGAAACGTATCTGGTGATTGCGGCCCTTCTTTTCGGGATGGGGATTTACGGTCTGTTAAACCGGAGAACCATGATCGGCATGCTGATTTCAGCCGAACTGATCCTTTCGGGAGCGTCAATTAACTTCATGGCATTCGGTCATTTTCTGGCCCCGGACCCGACCACCGGCCAGATATTCACCCTTTTTATCATGGGTATCGCTGCTGCTGAAGCGGCCATCGCCCTCAGTATTATTATTGCGGTCTATCGAAACTTCAAGTCGATCGATACCGAAGATGTTGTCGAACTGCAAGGCTAAACTGACAGAGGATTCCGGCCCATGGAAATAGTATCCTGCAAACTTCTTTATGCACTCCTGGCACCACTGATCGGTTCTCTGGTGGTGATGAGGTGCGGTAAACATCCTGATCTGAGGGAAGGGGTCTCTTTTGTGGCCTCGGTGATCATGTTCGGTCTGGTTGCCTCGATGATCCCGACCGTCCTGAAAGGCAATCGCCTGATCTTTACGATGTTTGATATTCTTCCTGGCTTGAGTGTTACCCTGCGGGCTGATGCCTTCTCGATGATTTTTGCCATGGTTGCCTCTTTCCTGTGGATCCTGGCGGTGTTCTATTCAATGGGGTATATGCGCGGTCTGCATGAGCATGCCCAGACCAGGTTCAATGCCTGTTTCGCACTGGCTCTCTTCGGGGCGATCGGGGTGGCGTTCTCAGACAATCTCTTTACCATGTATCTTTTTTATGAGATCGTCAGCGTCTGCACCTATCCACTGGTTGCCCACCATCAGGACGGGGAGTCCTACGATGGAGCAAGAAAATATATTGTTTACCTGACCACCACGGCCAAGGGGCTGTTATTGCCGGCCATGATCCTGATCTATGTCCTGACCGGCACTCTCGACTTTGCCGATAACATCAATACCGGCATTTTCCCGGCTGATGCCAACTCGGCCCTGGTGATCATGCTCTATATCTTCTGCCTGCTCGGGTTTGCCAAGTCGGGCGTGATGCCGCTGCACAACTGGTTGCCGGGAGCAATGGTCGCCCCGACACCGGTCAGCGCTCTGCTCCATGCCGTGGCGGTGGTAAAGGTCGGTGTTTTTTCAACCACCCGGGTGATGCTTTATGTTTTCGGAACCAACACCATGGAGGCCCTGAATCTTGGTATCCCGACTGCCTATTTTGTTTCGTTCACGATCTTGATGGCCTCGATCATCGCCTTAAGCAAGGATAACCTGAAGGCAAGGCTCGCTTATTCGACGGTAAGCCAGTTGTCGTACATTATTCTCGGGGTCGCCCTGCTTACCACCAGCGGCATTGAAGGTGGTCTGATCCATATCGCCAATCACGCATTCTCAAAGATCACCCTCTTCTTCTGTGCCGGTGCTATTTATGTTGCGGCTCATAAAAAGAATATCTCTGAAATGGGAGGGCTGGGGAGGACCATGCCGTTCACCTTTGCCGCCTTTGCCATCGCGTCACTCTCGATGATCGGGGCGCCGCCGGTGGCCGGATTTGTTACCAAGTGGAAGCTCCTGATGGGCGCCCTTGAGATGGAAACCCATTACCTCGGGATCATCCTCGTCCTTCTGGCAAGCACCCTGCTGAATGTGGGGTATTTTGCGCCGGTGACCATCAAGGCCTTTTTCGGCAAACGGCCGGAGGGTGAAAAGTATGAGGGGATCAAAGAGGCCCCTCTTGCCATGGTTGTGCCGTTGATGCTTGCGGCTATTATTTCGGTAATCATCGGAATCTATCCGGACTTCATAATGAATTTTGTCAAGGCGGTGACAGGATGATTGTAAAGCTGATCGATTTCCTGCGGGACCGGTTAAAGACCGTAATACGCCTCTCTTATGTCGGCCTCGGTCTGCTGGTAGTCTGGGATATTCTTTTTGTGGATAAACATCACGCCCATACCACCCCTGAGCACTGGCCGTTCTTCTGGTCGGTGTTCGGTTTTGTGGCGTGTGTGCTGATTATCATTCTTTCCAAGTGGTTTGGGCATCTGGGGATCATGACCCGGGAGGATTATTATGACAGGTGATTTCTTCCATCCTTCCCTGGTTCTGATTCTGGGGGCGTTTGTTCTGCCTTTCGTGCAGAAAGGGCCGCTGCGCAAAATATTCCTGGTGGCGATACCCTGTATTGCTTTCGGGTTTACCATGGCGATGGATTCCGGAACCTATGCGACCATGCAGTTCATGGACTGGCAGCTGATCTTCGGTAGGGTTGACGCCTTGAGCAAGGTCTTTGCCTATATCATGACCCTGATGTGTATTATCGGGACAATTTATGGCCTGCATGTTGAGGAGGATGTGCAGCACATTGCCGCCTGGACCTATGTGTCCGGCTCCATCGGGGCTATTTTTGCCGGTGATTATCTGACTCTTTTCCTCTTCTGGGAAGTGATGGCCTTTTCTTCAGTATTTCTGGTCTGGTTCAGACGTGGCCCGAAATCGATGGCTACCGGTTACCGGTATCTGCTTGTTCACACCTTTGGCGGGCTTGTCCTCTTGGCTGGTATTGTCCTTAATTACAAAGCAACAGGCGGAGATATCGCCTTCAACCTCCTTGATGTTGCAAACCCGACACTGCCGACCTATCTGATCATGATCGGGTTTATTTTAAACGCCGCTGTTCCGCCATTGCACGCCTGGCTTCCCGATGCCTACGGTGAAGCAACGGTGACCGGGGCGGTATTCATGTGTGCCTTTACTACCAAAACCGCCGTCTACGCCCTGGCTCGGGGCTGCGCCGGCATGGATATTCTGGTGCCCCTGGGCGTCTTCATGGCACTCTATGGTGTTGTCTACGCGGTACTGGAAAATGATTGCCGGCGCCTTCTTGCCTACCATATTATCAGCCAGGTCGGCTATATGGTGGCCGGCGTCGGGATCGGGACCGCCATGGCGATCAATGGCGCCGTGGCTCATGCCTTTGCTCACATCCTATACAAGGGTCTCCTGTTCATGGGGTGTGGTTCCGTCCTGTACATGACCGGGCAGAGCAAGTTCTCCGAGCTTGGCGGTTTGTACAAAAAAATGCCCAGGGCCTTTATCTTTACACTGATCGGAGGGTTGTCGATCTCTGCTTTCCCTCTATTCAGCGGTTTCGTCAGTAAATCGATGATTGTCTATGCCGGTTTTGAAGAGCATATTTACTGGGCGGCCTTTCTGTTGACGCTCGCTTCTGCGGGAACATTTCTCCATACCGGGTTGAAGGTCCCTTATTTTATCTGGTTCGGCAAGAACAACTGCAGCAAGGAGACCTGGGAGAAGGCCGCTGATCCGCCGGCCAATATGCAGTGGGCGATGGGTATTGCTTCTTTCCTGTGCATCTTTATCGGCTGCTATACTGCATATCTCTACGACATGCTGCCCAACCAGGAGCAGGCCAAACACTATGCCGAGCTGGTCTACGGCAGATACCATGTCTCGGAAAGTTTGCAGATTCTGCTGTTTACCGCCCTTGGCTTTTTTCTCCTGATCAAGAAGCTTGCACCCGAACCGACCATCAGTATTGATCTGGACTGGTTTTACCGGATGGGCGGTCGCGGTTTTCAGTGGCTTGCCAGCAAGCCCATTCAGGCTGTGGACAATGGGGTCAGTGAAGGATACCGGTATCTGGGACTTTTCCCGTTGATGACCATTTCCCGTTTCTGGTCATGGTTTGACTGGCATGCGATCGATGGGGTGGTTGATGGCATCGCAAGGAGTGTGAGATCCGTCGGCAGCGCCGGAAGGAGTCTGCAGAGCGGCTGGTTACAGACCAGTATGCTCTACGCGGCCACACTCATGGCAGTAGTGCTTATCGCGTACGTATTGAACTAAGCTAAAGGCATCCGGAGATTATAGTAATGAATGACTTTCTGATCATAAAGGACGGGGTTGCCCCTTTTCTGAGCATTCTGATCTTCCTGCCGCTGGCCGGAGCTCTTTTGCTGTTCTTAACCGGTAATGAGAATTTTGCCCGATTCCTGGCCCTGATTGTCACTCTGCTCACGGCGGCGGTATCGATGCCGTTGTATTTCGGTTTTGACACCACCACCGCCAAATACCAGTTCGGTGAACATCATGCCTGGATTCCTGCCTTTGACATCAATTACACGCTGGGGGTTGACGGCATCAGCCTTCTCCTGGTCCTGATGACCACCCTCTTGATGCCCCTGTGCGTTCTCGGGTCCTGGAAATATATCCAGAAAAGAGTCCGCGAGTTCATGGTCTGCCTGCTGATCATGGAGGCGTCGATGATCGGGGTTTTTGTGGCTCTTGATTTTGTCCTCTTCTATGTCCTCTGGGAGGCGATGCTGATCCCGATGTATCTCCTGATCGCCATCTGGGGAGGGCCGAGAAAAACCTATGCCTCGATCAAGTTCTTTCTCTATACCCTTGCCGGTTCGGTCATGCTTCTGGTAGCGATTATCGCGCTGTACCTTCATAATAACAGTTTCAGTATTCCGATGATGATGGGGCAGGAATATTCATCCCTGTTCCAGGTTCTGGTTTTTCTCGCTTTTTTCCTGGCGTTTGCCATCAAGGTTCCGATGTTCCCGTTCCACACCTGGTTACCTGCCGCGCATGTTGAAGCACCCACTGCTGGGAGTGTGATCCTGGCCAGTGTCCTGCTGAAAATGGGCACATACGGTTTCCTGAGGTTCTGTCTGCCGATTACTCCTGAGGCAACCCTTTTTTTTGTGCCCTACATCCTCTGGCTGTCGGTGGCCGGGATTCTCTATGGCGGATTTACGGCTCTGGCCCAGAGCGACATGAAGAAGCTGATCGCGTACTCAAGTGTCGGCCACATGGGTTTTGTGACTCTGGGGATATTCGTGCTGAATAAGAATGGTATTGAAGGCGCGATTCTGCAGATGATTAATCATGGTGTGACCACCGGAGCGCTGTTTCTCTGTGTGGGAATGATCTACGAGAGGACACACAGCAGGGAACTTGCCGACGCCACGGGGATCGGGAAACTGATGCCATGGTATGTCACCTTTCTCGGTTTCTTTTCGTTATCATCACTGGCGTTTCCAGGGACCAATTCGTTTGTTGGAGAGTTTCTCATACTTGTCGGCGGCTTTACCAAGTACAAGATCATTGCCGGCTGCGCGATCCCCGGGGCGGTTCTTGCGGCAGCCTACATGCTGAGAATGTTGCAGAAGGTGGTCTGGGGTGGAACGAATAATCCCGCGCACTCGGGTCTCGGTGATCTCAACATGCGGGAGATCGCTACCTTGGCGCCGCTGCTGTTGTTTGTATTCTGGATTGGCCTTTCTCCAGAGCCTTTCATGGAGATCATGCATACCAGTGTGGCCAATCTGTTGGATCAGGTGAATAGTGCCGGAGGGGCAGGCATTTCCATGGCGACGCTGATCCCTTGATAATAAAGCGTTATTGGCAGATAAAGTTTTAAGACTTCCCTTCAATGGCCGGTGGTTACGAGGCAGATTGGAGAATAATCCTGCAAGGTGAAAAATGAAACTGTTCGCTCCTGAATTATGGGTTCTTACCGGATGCCTGATCCTGTTCGGGGTTTCACTGTTCAAGGTCAGCAGCAGGACGGTGAAATTATGGGTCGGTTTTATTGCGCTCATAAATATTGTCGTGACCTCTCTCACCCTTTTTCAGGAGGGGCCTCTGTTTTTCAATGCATATCAGATTGATCTTTTCTCTCAGCTCTTCAAGCTGCTGGTTGCTGTGGGGCTGGGGGTTGTGGTGTTGCTGGGCAATGAATTCCCGGGAATAGAAAAAGAAGTCAAGGCAGAGTATTATCTGTTTATGCTTCTCAGTTCTCTCGGGTTGATGATGGTAGTCAGTTGCGTTGAGCTCCTTTCTCTATTCATTGCCCTTGAGCTTTCATCCTTTGCCCTGTATCTGATGGTGCCGATGCGTGACGACCGGTCAGGAGTCAGAAGTCAGATGGAGTCTGCCGCCAAGTACATTCTTTTCGGGGTGATGGCGACGGGGATCATGCTTTTCGGGATGAGTTATCTTTTTGGTCTTACCGGGACCACCTATCTTGGTGAGCTGCTGCCAAGGCTTCACAGTATTGCAGACCAGCCGGCGGCCGTTGTCGGGATCACCATGGTTCTGGCCGGTTTCTTTTTCAAACTCGGCCTTTTCCCGTTCCACTTCTGGCTTCCGGATGTCTACCAGGGAGCAACTAATGAGACCACCGCTTTCATTGCCTCAGTGCCAAAACTGGCTGCTGTTGCCCTTCTGATAAGGGTTTCCGCTCTTTACCTTCCCGAAGGCCAGACGGCGAGCCTTCTCTTGGGTGGCCTCGCTGTATTTTCGATGTTTTACGGCAATCTTCTTGCGCTGGTCCAGAAAGACATCAAGAGAATGCTTGGCTTTTCCGGTATCGCCCATGCCGGCTATGTGATGCTTGGTATCCTGGTGTTGGGTGAGACGGGATATGCGACTTCAGTATTTTACATTGTTGCCTATCTGGTGATGAACCTGGCCTGTTTCCTGGTGATCTGTAACGTCGCCGGCAAAGGTGAGAATCTGCAGATTGATGATCTGACAGGTCTTTACCAGAGAGCGCCACTGCTGGCCCTTATTCTTGGTATTTCCATGTTTGCTCTGGCCGGAATCCCCCCATTTGCAGGATTCATGGGTAAATTCATGTTGCTGACCGGGGCCTTGAAACAAGGGTATCTTGCCGTGGTCATCATGGCGGCGATCAATACCGCGATTTCGATCTACTACTATCTCTCAGTGGTAAGAGTCGCCTATTGTTCCGCTGCAGACGAGGTGACTCCCGTGCCGGTGAGTCCGCTGATCAAGATGGCGGGGGTGATGCTGGTCCTGATCATTCTGGTGATGGGAATAGTCCCTTCTACTTTTCTTAACATGGCGACCCAGGCAATCCGGACAATCCTCTAGACGCCCGTTGTTCCAAGTATGTCGTGAAATCGGCGAAGATATCTTTAGAGTTCCGCTGTTTTCCCCTCTTGACATCGCTTCATAATAAATTATATTGTCGTCCTTGATGCGGGCATAGCTCAGTTGGTAGAGTACAAGCTTCCCAAGCTTGGAGTCGCGGGTTCGAACCCCGTTGCCCGCTCCAGCAGAAGTTCCGTGTGTCTTGTCCCGCAAGGTGGCGATTGCGCTGCCCAGCCTGCCATTCGTAGCCGGCCGGGGTTTGTTTTTATTGAAAATCTTTTTCTTTCTAAGGAAAAGTGGGCCGGGAGCCCGCTTTTTTTTTTATATGAACGACCAGGGACTAATCTATAAGGATCACGTTGAACAGCAGATCGCCGAACTGGCAGAACCTGTTCTGATTGATATGGGATATGAACTGGTTGAAGTCCAGTTCAGAAGAGAAGCCCATGGCCACGTCCTGCGACTCATTATCTGCCATGAGAACGGGATCGGCGTTGATGACTGTGCCAGGGTAAGCCGGGAAGTAAGCATTCTCCTTGATGTCGAGGATCTGCTGAAGCAGGCCTATACCCTGGAAGTATCCTCACCGGGGCTGGACCGACCTCTTACCACCGGACGTGATTTTACGAGAAACCTGGGGAAAAAAGTAAAACTGCTCATGCACGATGATTCGGATGAACTGGTTGGAACCATCCGGAAGGTCCAGGGCGAGACTGTTGTGATAGAGAGCAACGGCAGGGAGCAAGAGGTCGCTCTTACGGCAATCAGGAAGGCCAGGCTGGTGATTGAGTTCTAGTCACCATGTTGGAGCATGATTGGGATTGGTTGCGTTTTAATATTGGCGGGTTGATCAACCCTTGAGATGTATAATATAGTCCGGTTATGCCGGATGCATTTGCAAGTGATATGGCAACGTTTATGAAGAACGAATGCTTTTTTGGAGATAAGACATGTTTTCAGAACTGAGCAGAATAGTTGATCAGATCAGCAGAGACAAGGGAATTGACCGTAACCTGCTGATAGAAAGTCTTGAAGATGCCGTTATGCAGGCGGCCCGGAAGAAATTCGGACAGCGCCGTGATATGGAGGTGCGATTTAATGAAGAGCTTGGTGAAATAGAGCTTTTTCAGTTCCGTACCGTGGTCGAAAAGGTTGAGGATGACCAGACCGAAATATCCATGGAGGACGCTCTGGCTCTTGATCCCGAGGTTGAACTTGGAGATGATATCGGCTCGAAGATGGATAATGTTTCCGAACTTGGCAGGATTGCAGCCCAGTCAGCCAAGCAGGTGATTATCCAGCGTATGAAAGATGCTGAAACCAATGTGATCTATGACATGTATAAAGAACGGCAGGGTGAGATCATCAACGGTATCGTGCAGAGATTTGAGCGCGGGAACACCGTTGTCAATCTTGGCCGAACGGATGCGATCCTTCCTGCAAGTCAGCAGATGCCCAGAAGGTCCTATCGGCAGGGGGACCGGATCCGTGCGTATCTTCTTGAGGTCAAGAAGGATGCCCGTGATTCGCCTCTGGTCCTGAGCCGTACCGATGACCGGTTTCTGGCGCAGCTTTTTACGGAAGAGGTCCCGGAGATTGCCGAAGGCGTTGTAACAATCATGGGTGTCTGCCGGGAACCGGGGTCCCGGGCCAAAATTGCGGTGTCGTCTTCAGAGATGGATGTTGATCCGGTCGGTGCCTGTGTCGGCATGAAGGGGTCCAGGGTTCAAAACGTTGTCCAGGAACTTCAAGGCGAGAAGATTGATATTGTGCCGTGGAGTCCGGACCCGGCCAGGTTTGTGTCAAACGCTCTGGCGCCTGCCCAGATCTCCATGGTAGTGGTTGATGAGGAGAAAAAGACCCTTCTGGTCATAGCCCCTGAAGATCAGCTTTCCCTTGCCATCGGCAGGCAGGGACAGAACGTCAGGCTGGCGTCTAAACTCCTGGGCTGGAACATAGATGTGAAGGGCGAGCAGAAATACGCCAAGTCAATGGAACAGGGGTACAGGTCGCTGTTGAAGGTGGAAGGCGTAGACGACAAACTTGCCGAACGACTGTATGATTCCGGGATCACATCTGCAAAGGAACTGGCGGCTGCCACCGTTGAAGATCTTACCGAATTTGAAAATATTGATGATGACAAGGCTCTGAGGCTGATTGTGAATGCTGCCAAGGTGCCACTCCCTGCAGAACCTGGACCGACCGATCCTGACGATGGGCGCGGACCGGATAATAGTGACAAAGAATCGGTGAAATCTGAAAAACAGGATGCAGACGCAAACGGAGAGTGACCAGGGGGGGGCGACCCCGATCCGGACCTGTTTCGGCTGCAGGATCAGAAAGAATCCTGCCGATCTGTTAAGATTTACTGTTGCAGGAAGCAGTGGGGTGTTGCAGCTCGATGGGGTGAAAAAATCGGCAGGAAGGGGCGTTTATTGTTGTAACGACACTGGGTGTCTGGGGAGATTGGTCAGGAACAGGAAGGGGTTGAAGAGGGCTCTGCGGGTAACGGAGCTCGATATGGTTGAGATTGAGAACCTGTTTTGAGATTTCCCTTTGCTGAGTGTAGCGGGGGCTGTTTCCGGCCACGGATTAAAAAGATTGGCCAGTGAGCCATTCCCGACACTGAATAGATTGCAGCGGTTTTGAACGGATTATTTCATGAGGATCAGCAGCACTGTCAGGCAGGTATATTGCCGACTGAGGGTGCAAATGGCATTTGATCAGGAGTTTTAAGAATGGCGAAGGTCAGAGTATACACATTGGCGAAAGAAGCAGGGATTGAAAACAAGGAGATGGTGGATAAGCTCATTGGGATGGGTTTTGACGTGAAATCTCACAGTTCCGCCCTGGATGATGCTGTGGCCGATGAAGCACGTCAGCAACTCGGTCTTATCGAGACCAAGACTGAGCGGAAGAGAATCCAGTCGGAAGGGAAAACGACCATCATCCGCCGGCGAACCAAAATGGTAGTGGCCGAGGAACCGCCGGCAGAAACTCCGGAAGCCGCGTCGAGCGCCGCAGAGCCGGTTGAAGAATCACCTGGAAAAGAGAGTGCTCCTGAGCAGGCCGAACCGGAAGTGGTTGTGGTTGAAAAGGACATTGAAGAGACGCAGGAGCCCGTTCAATCCGAGGCTGCTGCGGTAGCGGTTACCGAAGGTGAGCCGCCGCCTATTCCTCCTGCGAAACCTGCGGATGAGGCTCTTTCTGAAGGCGATCAGATTGTCGGTGAGCCAATAACTGAAGATAAGAACGAAAGGGAAACGCCGGTTGTTGAGGAGCCTGCCAAGGTGGTGTCGAATAAGCGCACAGGATTGGCCAAGGTTATCAAAAGGTCAGCCATTATCCTTCCTGAAGAAGAGGCACGACCCCAGCGGCCCAAAAAATCAGAGAAGAAAGGGAAGGCGGTAGCCAAGCCTAAAAACGAAGAGATCAGGACTCCGGAGATTCTGGATGATGATGCTGCCGATAAAGGGAAGAAGGGGAAGAGGTATGTGAAGTTCAGTCCTGACCCCACGGCCCGGGAGCGCCAGAAGAAAGGAGGAGGCGGGAAACGAAAAGGACGCGTTGATGTCGACATGGAAGATGTCGATGCTTTTGGCGGCCGTTTGTCCGGAGGGCTCAGAGTGGGCAGAGTCCGCCGGGGAGGAGGCAAGAAATCCAAGCAACATGATTCCGGATCCGAGGTCGCCGAAACCAAGGCAATTAAAAAGCGGATTAAGGTTTTTGAGACCATCACCGTGAGCGATTTTGCGCATCGGATGGGGGTCAAGGGACACGAGATTATCGCAAACCTTATGGGGTTGGGAGTTATGGCAACCTTGAACCAGGCCCTTGATGTGGAAACGGCAACTCTGGTGGCCAATGATTTCGGGTACGAAGTTGAACAGGGGATCACCGAAGAGCAGGCTGTTATCAACCTCGAAGAAACCTACAGCGGTGGGGAAGAAGTTCCAAGACCGCCGGTGGTGACGGTGATGGGGCATGTTGACCATGGCAAGACGTCCATTCTTGATGCCATCCGGAAAACTGATGTGGCAGCGGGAGAGGCCGGGGGCATCACCCAGCATATAGGAGCGCATTATGTGCGGTCGAATCACGGTGACGTGGTCTTTCTTGACACCCCGGGTCATGCGGCGTTCACCGAGATGAGGTCACGCGGCGCCAAAGTCACGGATGTGGTTGTGCTGGTGGTGGCTGCCGACGATGGCGTGATGGACCAGACCCGTGAGGCGATAAGTCATGCCCGGGCAGCCGATGTGCCGATCGTGGTCGCAGTAAACAAAATTGACAAGCCGGATGCGAATGTTGACCGGGTTAAAGGGGAGCTTGCAGAGTATGATCTTTCTCCCGAAGAATGGGGCGGACAGACCATATACTGTGAGACTTCAGCCAAGCAGAATATCGGGATTGAAGAACTTCTGGAGCAGATTCTGCTCCAGGCCGAGATTCTGGAACTGAAAGCCGATCCCGCCAGAAAGGCGAAAGGTTGGGTTGTCGAAGCCCAACTCCACAAGGGAAGGGGCCCGGTTGCGACCATTCTGGTCCAGCACGGCACCCTGAGAGTCGGTGATTCGTTTGTGGTTGGCGAACATTTCGGACGTGTCCGGTCAATGCATAATGACAAGGGATCCATTGTTGAAGAAGCCGGGCCTTCAATGCCTGTTGAAGTGCATGGTCTCAGCGGGGTCCCCAGGGCCGGGGACGAGTTTGTGGTGGTTCCGGACGAAAAGATGGCCAAGACTATTGCCAACCAGCGGCAGATGAAATTACGGGAAACGGAGCTTGCTTCCACCACCAAGATTTCACTGGAAAATCTTTTCGAACATCTCCAGGAAGGAGAAATGAAGGAACTGCGGGTTGTGTTGCGGGCCGACGTTCAGGGAACCCTGGAGGCCTTCAGCTCGGCGATCGAAAAACTCGGGACCGATCAGGTCAAGGTCAAAGTGCTGCATCAGGGTACCGGCGCGATCATTGAATCCGACATTCTCCTTGCTTCGGCCTCGGACGCATTGATCTTCGGATTTAACGTCAGGCCCGGAGTCAAGGCCAAGGAGCTTGCCGCC
This genomic interval from Pseudomonadota bacterium contains the following:
- a CDS encoding NADH-quinone oxidoreductase subunit N, coding for MKLFAPELWVLTGCLILFGVSLFKVSSRTVKLWVGFIALINIVVTSLTLFQEGPLFFNAYQIDLFSQLFKLLVAVGLGVVVLLGNEFPGIEKEVKAEYYLFMLLSSLGLMMVVSCVELLSLFIALELSSFALYLMVPMRDDRSGVRSQMESAAKYILFGVMATGIMLFGMSYLFGLTGTTYLGELLPRLHSIADQPAAVVGITMVLAGFFFKLGLFPFHFWLPDVYQGATNETTAFIASVPKLAAVALLIRVSALYLPEGQTASLLLGGLAVFSMFYGNLLALVQKDIKRMLGFSGIAHAGYVMLGILVLGETGYATSVFYIVAYLVMNLACFLVICNVAGKGENLQIDDLTGLYQRAPLLALILGISMFALAGIPPFAGFMGKFMLLTGALKQGYLAVVIMAAINTAISIYYYLSVVRVAYCSAADEVTPVPVSPLIKMAGVMLVLIILVMGIVPSTFLNMATQAIRTIL
- a CDS encoding ribosome maturation factor RimP; protein product: MNDQGLIYKDHVEQQIAELAEPVLIDMGYELVEVQFRREAHGHVLRLIICHENGIGVDDCARVSREVSILLDVEDLLKQAYTLEVSSPGLDRPLTTGRDFTRNLGKKVKLLMHDDSDELVGTIRKVQGETVVIESNGREQEVALTAIRKARLVIEF
- the nusA gene encoding transcription termination factor NusA, which produces MFSELSRIVDQISRDKGIDRNLLIESLEDAVMQAARKKFGQRRDMEVRFNEELGEIELFQFRTVVEKVEDDQTEISMEDALALDPEVELGDDIGSKMDNVSELGRIAAQSAKQVIIQRMKDAETNVIYDMYKERQGEIINGIVQRFERGNTVVNLGRTDAILPASQQMPRRSYRQGDRIRAYLLEVKKDARDSPLVLSRTDDRFLAQLFTEEVPEIAEGVVTIMGVCREPGSRAKIAVSSSEMDVDPVGACVGMKGSRVQNVVQELQGEKIDIVPWSPDPARFVSNALAPAQISMVVVDEEKKTLLVIAPEDQLSLAIGRQGQNVRLASKLLGWNIDVKGEQKYAKSMEQGYRSLLKVEGVDDKLAERLYDSGITSAKELAAATVEDLTEFENIDDDKALRLIVNAAKVPLPAEPGPTDPDDGRGPDNSDKESVKSEKQDADANGE
- a CDS encoding YlxR family protein, with translation MQTQTESDQGGATPIRTCFGCRIRKNPADLLRFTVAGSSGVLQLDGVKKSAGRGVYCCNDTGCLGRLVRNRKGLKRALRVTELDMVEIENLF
- the infB gene encoding translation initiation factor IF-2, which produces MAKVRVYTLAKEAGIENKEMVDKLIGMGFDVKSHSSALDDAVADEARQQLGLIETKTERKRIQSEGKTTIIRRRTKMVVAEEPPAETPEAASSAAEPVEESPGKESAPEQAEPEVVVVEKDIEETQEPVQSEAAAVAVTEGEPPPIPPAKPADEALSEGDQIVGEPITEDKNERETPVVEEPAKVVSNKRTGLAKVIKRSAIILPEEEARPQRPKKSEKKGKAVAKPKNEEIRTPEILDDDAADKGKKGKRYVKFSPDPTARERQKKGGGGKRKGRVDVDMEDVDAFGGRLSGGLRVGRVRRGGGKKSKQHDSGSEVAETKAIKKRIKVFETITVSDFAHRMGVKGHEIIANLMGLGVMATLNQALDVETATLVANDFGYEVEQGITEEQAVINLEETYSGGEEVPRPPVVTVMGHVDHGKTSILDAIRKTDVAAGEAGGITQHIGAHYVRSNHGDVVFLDTPGHAAFTEMRSRGAKVTDVVVLVVAADDGVMDQTREAISHARAADVPIVVAVNKIDKPDANVDRVKGELAEYDLSPEEWGGQTIYCETSAKQNIGIEELLEQILLQAEILELKADPARKAKGWVVEAQLHKGRGPVATILVQHGTLRVGDSFVVGEHFGRVRSMHNDKGSIVEEAGPSMPVEVHGLSGVPRAGDEFVVVPDEKMAKTIANQRQMKLRETELASTTKISLENLFEHLQEGEMKELRVVLRADVQGTLEAFSSAIEKLGTDQVKVKVLHQGTGAIIESDILLASASDALIFGFNVRPGVKAKELAAAENVDMRFYDVIYHALDDIRGAMTGLLDPTFVEKVIGTIEVRETFNHPKAGTIAGSYVSDGRVDRNSKVRIVRDGVVVYTGKIGSLRRFKDDVKEVQSGFECGISIENYNDIKPGDVLEAFIMEEVAGEL